One window of Streptomyces sp. NBC_01232 genomic DNA carries:
- a CDS encoding PadR family transcriptional regulator, translated as MGEPRMTLATRAVLSAFLAGPADEHYGLQIAEAADLPGGTIYPILIRLEQCGWLESRWEDIDPQEEGRPQRRYYRLSQQGAQAATAAMTKAGSRKRRTFLAARPQGGAA; from the coding sequence ATGGGTGAACCGAGAATGACGCTGGCTACGCGAGCGGTGCTCTCCGCGTTCCTGGCCGGACCTGCCGACGAACACTACGGACTCCAGATCGCCGAGGCTGCCGATCTTCCTGGGGGCACGATCTACCCGATCCTGATCCGCCTGGAACAGTGTGGATGGTTGGAGAGCCGCTGGGAGGACATCGACCCTCAGGAGGAAGGGCGCCCGCAGCGCCGCTACTACCGTCTGAGCCAGCAAGGGGCGCAGGCCGCCACTGCGGCGATGACCAAGGCCGGCAGCCGCAAGCGCCGTACCTTTCTTGCAGCGCGCCCTCAGGGCGGCGCCGCGTGA